In Sphingopyxis sp. 113P3, one DNA window encodes the following:
- a CDS encoding antitoxin Xre/MbcA/ParS-like domain-containing protein yields the protein MATQLQSAEARAGLRRLVASEVSEALTRQPGLAKTTAANTAQIVAAIAAAVIALPPAQQRRLKSKSADVADLIAAFARDDTRAERIAIPEPAEVEPRKGSGFGELIDIEEGRRRLSAYSIKGPLEEWAGPVAGSSALRDRGIARSTLHDWQRRDQVVALLVGARKHAFPLEQFVDGRPVEGIADILKIVGNPRRAWLWLVQQSPLLGNMRPIDLLKRERKDEVVEAARTVFEYP from the coding sequence ATGGCGACCCAATTGCAAAGTGCCGAGGCCCGCGCTGGCCTACGCCGGTTGGTGGCAAGCGAGGTCAGCGAAGCGCTGACCCGACAGCCCGGCCTTGCCAAGACCACCGCGGCCAATACCGCGCAGATCGTCGCCGCTATCGCCGCCGCGGTGATCGCGCTGCCGCCGGCGCAGCAGAGGCGGTTGAAGAGCAAGAGCGCCGATGTCGCCGACCTGATTGCGGCATTTGCACGCGATGATACGCGGGCCGAACGCATCGCCATTCCCGAACCCGCCGAGGTCGAGCCGCGTAAGGGCAGCGGCTTTGGCGAGCTGATCGATATTGAGGAAGGCCGCCGCCGGCTCTCCGCCTATTCGATCAAGGGTCCGCTCGAGGAATGGGCCGGGCCGGTCGCTGGATCGAGCGCGCTCCGCGATCGCGGCATTGCCCGCTCGACGCTCCACGACTGGCAGAGGCGTGATCAAGTCGTCGCCCTGCTCGTGGGCGCGCGCAAGCACGCCTTTCCGCTCGAACAGTTCGTGGACGGCCGGCCCGTCGAGGGTATCGCCGACATCCTCAAGATCGTCGGCAACCCGCGCCGCGCTTGGCTCTGGCTGGTCCAGCAAAGCCCGCTTCTCGGGAACATGCGACCGATCGACCTGCTCAAGCGGGAGCGCAAGGATGAGGTCGTGGAAGCGGCCCGAACCGTCTTCGAATATCCGTGA
- a CDS encoding tyrosine-type recombinase/integrase codes for MGHSDLDPAIHDRRPWNAGQNVGPKRPLKPRDIWAIRFYLDEHRRLRDRALFDLAIDSKLRGCDLVKIRIGDLMSAGSFRDRATVVQQKTGRPVQFEIMSEARKSLKAWLDRRGGTIRDFVFPSRIDYLGHLSTRQYARLVDEWVSTVRLDRREYGTHSMRRTKASLIYKATGNLRAVQILLGHTNIENTVRYLGVDNDDALTLSERTEI; via the coding sequence ATGGGACATTCAGACCTCGACCCAGCCATACATGATCGGCGCCCTTGGAATGCAGGGCAGAATGTTGGGCCAAAGCGCCCACTCAAGCCACGCGATATCTGGGCAATCCGTTTCTATCTCGACGAACACAGACGCCTGCGCGACCGGGCTCTGTTCGATCTTGCGATCGACAGCAAATTGCGTGGCTGCGATCTGGTCAAGATCAGAATCGGCGACCTGATGAGTGCAGGATCATTTCGCGATCGCGCGACTGTCGTCCAGCAAAAGACTGGCCGTCCGGTGCAATTCGAGATCATGTCCGAGGCACGCAAGAGCCTGAAGGCATGGCTTGATCGGCGCGGCGGGACGATCCGCGACTTCGTATTCCCAAGCAGGATCGATTACCTCGGTCATTTGAGCACACGGCAATATGCGCGCCTCGTCGACGAATGGGTCTCGACGGTCCGCCTCGACAGGCGGGAGTATGGCACACACTCGATGCGAAGAACGAAGGCTTCGCTGATCTACAAAGCCACAGGTAACCTTCGGGCAGTGCAAATCCTGCTCGGCCATACCAACATCGAGAATACCGTCAGGTATCTCGGCGTAGATAACGATGATGCTTTGACGCTGTCTGAACGTACCGAAATCTGA
- a CDS encoding helix-turn-helix domain-containing protein has product MTEADQTFGRAISQARKALGMSQKELASRILREDDEPISPQYLNDIEHDRRSPSSDRMVQQFADVLNIKTDWLYYLAGRFPADVRLNKLSEAQFTEAMLAFRAPPKKR; this is encoded by the coding sequence ATGACAGAAGCAGATCAAACTTTTGGCCGCGCCATCAGCCAGGCGCGCAAGGCTCTCGGGATGAGCCAGAAGGAACTTGCATCTAGAATTCTTCGCGAGGATGACGAACCGATTTCTCCTCAATATCTGAACGACATCGAACATGACCGCCGGAGTCCTTCATCCGACAGGATGGTCCAGCAATTCGCCGACGTTCTGAACATCAAGACCGATTGGCTCTATTATCTCGCAGGGAGATTTCCTGCTGACGTTCGCCTGAATAAGCTGTCGGAGGCGCAGTTCACGGAAGCCATGCTGGCGTTTCGCGCACCTCCTAAGAAGAGGTAG
- a CDS encoding ribbon-helix-helix domain-containing protein: MNISLPDALKAFVDQQVNVRGYGTSSEYVRELIRKDQDIQRLREMLLEGASSAATAPIDAGYFQGLRNRVNHRAGA; encoded by the coding sequence ATGAACATCTCGCTTCCGGACGCGCTCAAAGCGTTTGTAGACCAGCAGGTCAACGTGCGTGGTTACGGCACGAGCAGCGAGTATGTGCGGGAGCTGATCCGCAAGGATCAGGACATTCAGCGCCTCCGCGAAATGCTCCTGGAGGGCGCTAGTTCCGCAGCCACCGCGCCAATCGATGCCGGATATTTCCAAGGCCTTCGTAACCGTGTGAATCACCGCGCGGGGGCGTGA
- a CDS encoding type II toxin-antitoxin system RelE/ParE family toxin, with translation MIAKLVIPRTKAREDVDLAVEHYTHEAGADVAFGFIDALEQAYTFIGEMPAAGSPRWSHELNLPGLRTIRLKGFPWIVFYLEFETYVDVWRVLHAKRDMPAWLADVDD, from the coding sequence GTGATTGCCAAACTGGTCATACCGCGTACCAAAGCGCGGGAGGATGTCGACCTTGCGGTCGAGCATTACACGCACGAAGCTGGCGCGGATGTGGCCTTCGGCTTCATTGATGCTCTTGAACAGGCCTATACCTTCATCGGGGAAATGCCAGCGGCAGGATCTCCAAGGTGGTCTCATGAGCTGAACTTACCGGGGTTGAGGACCATACGGCTGAAAGGCTTCCCTTGGATCGTTTTCTATCTTGAATTCGAGACCTATGTGGATGTCTGGCGCGTGCTTCATGCCAAACGAGACATGCCGGCGTGGTTGGCCGATGTAGATGATTAA